In Thermoanaerobaculales bacterium, one genomic interval encodes:
- a CDS encoding NAD(P) transhydrogenase subunit alpha, whose amino-acid sequence MSDLVMLLTVFMLAVFVGIEIITKVPPTLHTPLMSGSNAISGITIVGALVLAGALEGSELFHPIGKPMALVAVVLATINVVGGYLVTHRMLKMFRRK is encoded by the coding sequence ATGAGCGATCTCGTCATGCTGCTGACCGTCTTCATGCTGGCGGTGTTCGTCGGCATCGAGATCATCACCAAGGTCCCGCCGACGCTGCACACGCCCCTGATGTCGGGCTCCAACGCGATCTCCGGCATCACCATCGTCGGCGCCCTGGTCCTGGCCGGGGCGCTCGAGGGGAGCGAGCTCTTCCATCCGATCGGGAAGCCGATGGCGCTGGTGGCGGTGGTCCTGGCCACCATCAACGTGGTCGGCGGCTACCTGGTCACCCACCGCATGCTCAAGATGTTCCGCAGGAAGTAG
- a CDS encoding Re/Si-specific NAD(P)(+) transhydrogenase subunit alpha, protein MPKETSAGESRVSLTPAFVPSLTRAGLEVQVQASAGAPAGYDDALYVEKGAHVVPTRAAVFAAGDVILQVRTAATNPEAGADDLGLYRTGQAVIGTCDPLIAHGAVRSIAERGVSLFSLELMPRITRAQSMDILSSMATIAGYKAVLLAAGSLPKMFPLMMTAAGTIAPAKVFIIGAGVAGLQAIATARRLGAVVHSYDVRPAVREQVESLGAKFVELALETDGAEGAGGYAKALGEDFYRKQREMMLRIVAESDVVITTAAVPGKKAPILVTAEMVEGMAPGSVIVDLAAERGGNCELTRPGETAVHNGVTILGPLNLPATVPHHASQLYAKNITTFLLHLLDKGTLKVDLGDEITAGTLVTRDGKVVNPAVIGAMGAASEKGVPR, encoded by the coding sequence GTGCCGAAGGAGACCAGCGCCGGGGAGAGCAGGGTTTCCCTGACCCCTGCATTCGTCCCGTCCCTCACCCGCGCGGGCCTCGAGGTCCAGGTGCAGGCCAGCGCCGGGGCACCCGCAGGCTACGATGACGCCCTCTACGTCGAGAAGGGCGCACACGTCGTCCCGACCAGGGCGGCGGTGTTCGCCGCGGGCGACGTCATCCTCCAGGTGCGGACCGCGGCCACCAACCCGGAGGCCGGCGCCGACGACCTCGGCCTCTACCGCACGGGCCAGGCGGTGATCGGCACCTGCGACCCGCTCATCGCCCACGGCGCGGTGCGGTCGATCGCAGAGCGCGGGGTGAGCCTGTTCTCGCTCGAGCTGATGCCGCGGATCACCCGGGCCCAGAGCATGGACATCCTGTCGTCGATGGCGACGATCGCCGGCTACAAGGCGGTGCTCCTCGCCGCGGGCTCGTTGCCCAAGATGTTCCCCCTGATGATGACCGCAGCCGGGACCATCGCTCCGGCGAAGGTGTTCATCATCGGCGCCGGCGTCGCGGGGCTCCAGGCGATTGCTACCGCGCGCCGGCTCGGCGCGGTCGTCCACTCCTACGACGTGCGCCCGGCAGTCAGGGAGCAGGTCGAGAGCCTCGGCGCCAAGTTCGTCGAGCTCGCGCTCGAGACCGACGGTGCGGAAGGCGCGGGCGGCTACGCGAAGGCGCTCGGCGAGGACTTCTACCGCAAGCAGCGCGAGATGATGCTCAGGATCGTCGCCGAGAGCGACGTCGTCATCACGACCGCGGCCGTGCCCGGCAAGAAGGCCCCGATCCTGGTCACCGCGGAAATGGTGGAGGGCATGGCGCCCGGGTCGGTCATCGTCGACCTCGCGGCCGAGCGGGGCGGCAACTGCGAGCTGACCCGGCCGGGAGAGACCGCGGTCCACAACGGGGTCACGATCCTCGGCCCGCTCAACCTCCCGGCCACCGTCCCGCACCACGCCAGTCAGCTGTACGCCAAGAACATCACCACGTTCCTGCTCCACCTCCTGGACAAGGGCACGCTCAAGGTCGACCTCGGTGACGAGATCACGGCCGGGACCCTCGTCACCAGGGACGGCAAGGTCGTGAACCCGGCCGTGATCGGCGCGATGGGAGCCGCGAGCGAGAAAGGGGTGCCACGATGA